A single Biomphalaria glabrata chromosome 2, xgBioGlab47.1, whole genome shotgun sequence DNA region contains:
- the LOC106079067 gene encoding zinc finger protein OZF-like, protein MMIDKTNIVSIKTETPLPLDTEFTGADHLQSIGNGMFGVKCDTEFLRYLSLKKHERVRIKVDTFQCLTCNDKFREKIILKQHMSNHMSEKLLRCQNCNELFPGSISERTAHKNLCQMCNQKHIKNISLHLGEILVDKKLQCVLCNKRFYMLDVMKKHLIKHVGEIPVQSSTRNVNLSHLSGLKVHFGFNDKVNLLHCNVCGKEFTFYSKLKEHELTHTGEKPFECCVCKKRFSAKSTLRRHSVIHTGEKPYECPLCFKRFTDNSTLYKHKRLHTGEKRFKCGYCGKDFAERSNLKQHETIHTGEKPFRCPECGKNYSSNSVLKTHLVIHKGEKPCRCYICGKRFPERALLQEHQEIHSRDKPFQCQECGKAFATRYALKRHGVTHSGLKTYECLICNKFFSQVDHLKEHELIHSGEKPFKCDICGKAFTSNSNLRKHFLIHFKDCHV, encoded by the coding sequence ATGATGattgataaaacaaatattgtcaGCATAAAGACTGAGACTCCATTGCCTCTAGATACAGAATTTACTGGCGCTGATCATCTCCAGAGCATTGGAAATGGAATGTTCGGTGTAAAATGTGATACAGAATTCTTGCGTTACCTGAGTTTAAAGAAACATGAAAGAGTTAGAATCAAAGTGGATACTTTTCAATGCCTGACTTGTAATGAtaaatttagagaaaaaattattttaaaacagcaCATGTCGAATCACATGAGTGAAAAATTGTTGAGGTGTCAGAACTGCAATGAGCTGTTTCCTGGAAGTATAAGTGAACGCACTGCTCATAAAAATCTCTGCCAAATGTGCAAccaaaaacatattaaaaatatttcattacatCTAGGGGAAATTCTAGTTGACAAAAAACTCCAATGTGTCCTTTGTAATAAAAGATTTTATATGCTGGATGTAATGAAGAAACATTTAATAAAGCACGTTGGCGAAATTCCAGTCCAGTCATCTACACGTAATGTCAATCTTTCTCACTTGTCAGGGCTTAAAGTCCACTTTGGATTTAATgacaaagtaaatctattacATTGTAACGTGTGTGGCAAAGAATTCACATTCTACTCCAAATTGAAAGAACACGAACTCACACATACTGGTGAGAAGCCATTTGAATGCTGTGTTTGTAAGAAAAGATTTTCTGCTAAATCAACTCTGCGACGCCATAGTGTTATTCATACAGGGGAAAAACCATATGAATGCCCCCTATGTTTCAAACGTTTTACAGATAATTCAACCTTATATAAACACAAGAGACTGCACACTGGTGAGAAGAGGTTTAAATGTGGCTACTGTGGTAAAGATTTTGCAGAAAGATCTAACCTGAAGCAGCACGAGACGATTCATACTGGAGAGAAACCATTCCGCTGTCCAGAGTGCGGCAAAAATTATTCTAGCAACTCGGTATTAAAAACTCATCTAGTTATCCACAAGGGGGAGAAACCTTGCAGATGTTATATATGTGGTAAACGGTTTCCAGAGAGAGCACTTTTACAAGAGCACCAAGAAATTCATTCAAGAGACAAACCTTTTCAGTGTCAAGAGTGTGGTAAAGCATTTGCTACTAGGTATGCCCTCAAAAGGCATGGTGTCACACATTCTGGGCTGAAGACATAtgaatgtttgatttgtaataaatttttCTCACAAGTTGACCACTTGAAGGAGCATGAATTGATTCACTCAGgagaaaaaccatttaaatgtgacATCTGTGGCAAAGCCTTTACAAGTAATTCCAATTTGAGGAAACATTTTTTGATTCACTTCAAAGATTGCCATGTTTAA